The Haloplanus sp. CK5-1 genome contains a region encoding:
- a CDS encoding NAD-binding protein: MASDTPGPPTDAALEELFRQPERVPLVYWRAFSGASTAVLAVGTAAVLAFLTGLSHLSQGAGAPAGPLASVLPPGIGEVVPLASVLWAFLLTATAVGLRGGYRLAWYGALLLLPFLLVVPLVTGTAVDVLLFAVGGIGLPLVAKNRAQFDRAVDLSPFQTTALVAFVAVQVYGTVGTYAMRENFVGVNTVTDAFYYIIVTGTTVGYGDATPTTQVTKLFTLSVIVLGTGAFTVATGSLLVPALESRISSAFGTMTASELTLLEDHVLVLGHGELTEPLLDELAATTEVVVVTGDADASFGDREVNVLTADPTDEEALRDARIDAARGVVVATDDDARDALAVVAARRANPGVRIVAAATDQRHVDKLDTVGADEVISPAVIGGRLLGRSVLDESSGSFGGVFEDDDEDAAE, translated from the coding sequence GTGGCGAGCGATACCCCCGGGCCGCCGACCGACGCGGCACTCGAAGAACTGTTTCGCCAACCGGAACGGGTCCCACTGGTGTACTGGCGAGCGTTCTCGGGTGCGTCGACGGCAGTGTTGGCCGTGGGGACCGCGGCCGTCCTCGCATTCCTCACCGGGCTGTCGCATCTGAGTCAGGGGGCTGGTGCCCCGGCCGGCCCGCTCGCGAGCGTCCTGCCGCCGGGAATCGGCGAGGTCGTTCCCCTCGCGAGCGTCCTCTGGGCGTTCCTGCTGACGGCCACAGCCGTGGGGTTGCGGGGTGGCTACCGCCTCGCCTGGTACGGCGCACTCCTCCTGTTGCCGTTCCTCCTCGTGGTGCCGCTGGTGACGGGGACGGCGGTGGACGTCCTCCTGTTCGCCGTCGGCGGGATCGGCCTGCCGCTGGTCGCGAAAAACCGGGCGCAGTTCGATCGGGCGGTCGACCTCTCGCCGTTTCAGACGACGGCGCTGGTCGCGTTCGTCGCCGTGCAGGTGTACGGCACCGTGGGGACCTACGCCATGCGCGAGAACTTCGTCGGCGTCAACACCGTGACCGACGCGTTCTACTACATCATCGTCACCGGAACGACCGTCGGCTACGGCGACGCGACGCCGACCACACAGGTCACGAAACTATTCACGCTGTCGGTGATCGTCCTCGGGACGGGTGCGTTCACCGTCGCGACGGGGTCGCTGCTCGTCCCCGCACTCGAATCACGCATCTCCAGTGCGTTCGGAACCATGACTGCCTCGGAACTCACACTGCTCGAGGACCACGTCCTGGTCCTCGGTCACGGCGAACTGACTGAACCGCTCCTCGACGAACTCGCGGCGACGACGGAGGTGGTCGTCGTGACGGGGGACGCCGACGCGTCGTTCGGCGACCGGGAGGTGAACGTGTTGACGGCCGACCCGACCGACGAGGAGGCACTCCGCGACGCCCGGATCGACGCGGCGCGGGGCGTCGTCGTCGCGACGGACGACGATGCCCGGGACGCACTGGCGGTCGTCGCCGCTCGACGGGCCAACCCTGGGGTGCGAATCGTCGCGGCGGCGACAGACCAGCGACACGTCGACAAACTCGACACCGTCGGGGCCGACGAGGTGATCAGCCCGGCGGTCATCGGCGGTCGCCTGCTCGGTCGGTCGGTACTCGACGAATCGTCGGGGTCATTCGGCGGCGTCTTCGAGGACGATGACGAGGACGCGGCGGAGTGA
- a CDS encoding BCCT family transporter yields the protein MAESDDTTGEMSDGLQVELFHPDSDREPGDTNIQAMGFDIHPVVFPVALVLIALFIAVTILLGDQASEAYTALFNFIGTNFGWFYLLVVNLFIVVLLFFAFSKYGKIKIGGVEAEKEFSDFSWMAMLFSAGMGIGLMFFSVTEPMFYLNTPPSYFGAEAGTGAAAASAMAQTFFHWGLHPWAVYGLVGLGLAFFSFNRGLPLTFRSIFWPLLGDRIYGWPGHVIDLVTVFATLFGLSTSLGLGVAQVNSGLSYVFGSEMLGVANIPTGTTVQVLLIAGITAIATLSVAAGLDGGVKRLSTVNLYLMFVLLGFLLIVGPTVFILGTWVEGLGAYLQNILGLGFFTGTLNSAANGTPTAWTVFYWGWWIAWSPFVGMFIARISKGRTIRQFVLGVLFLPAIFSTIWLSTFGGAALNLAIGGGPVQTQYAELGYASFETLGMFVTLNQYPIGVVSGLLATLLVITFFVTSSDSGSLVIDHLTSGGKHDVPRTQRIFWAVTEGGVASVLLIGGGLTALQTAAITTGLPFAVILCLMCYTVYLGLDNEYEILESEEFAETIEELTDRENVDVTTSGDEMVTDIREGDDAASGD from the coding sequence ATGGCTGAATCGGACGACACGACCGGCGAGATGTCCGACGGGCTCCAAGTCGAACTCTTCCACCCCGACTCGGACCGCGAACCCGGAGACACCAACATCCAGGCGATGGGCTTCGACATTCACCCCGTCGTCTTTCCGGTCGCGCTGGTCCTGATCGCACTGTTCATCGCCGTGACGATCCTGCTCGGCGACCAAGCATCGGAAGCGTACACCGCACTGTTCAACTTCATCGGCACCAACTTCGGCTGGTTCTACCTGCTGGTGGTGAACCTCTTCATCGTCGTGCTCCTCTTTTTCGCGTTCAGCAAGTACGGCAAGATCAAGATCGGTGGCGTGGAGGCCGAGAAGGAGTTCAGTGACTTCTCGTGGATGGCGATGCTGTTCAGCGCCGGCATGGGGATCGGTCTCATGTTCTTCAGCGTCACCGAACCGATGTTCTACCTCAACACCCCGCCGTCGTACTTCGGCGCCGAGGCCGGGACCGGAGCGGCCGCGGCCAGTGCGATGGCCCAGACGTTCTTCCACTGGGGGCTCCACCCGTGGGCCGTCTACGGCCTCGTGGGTCTCGGCCTCGCCTTCTTCTCGTTCAACCGTGGCCTCCCGCTCACCTTCCGCTCTATCTTCTGGCCGCTGCTCGGCGACCGCATCTACGGCTGGCCCGGTCACGTCATCGACCTCGTGACGGTGTTCGCGACGCTGTTCGGTCTCTCGACGTCGCTGGGGTTGGGCGTCGCGCAGGTGAACAGCGGGCTCTCCTACGTCTTCGGGAGCGAGATGCTCGGCGTGGCGAACATCCCGACCGGGACGACCGTCCAGGTCCTACTCATCGCCGGCATCACGGCCATCGCGACCCTCTCGGTCGCGGCGGGCCTCGACGGCGGCGTCAAGCGCCTGAGTACCGTGAACCTCTACCTGATGTTCGTTCTGCTCGGCTTCCTTCTGATCGTCGGCCCCACGGTGTTCATCCTCGGCACCTGGGTCGAGGGACTCGGTGCGTACCTCCAGAACATCCTCGGCCTCGGCTTCTTCACCGGGACGCTCAACTCCGCGGCCAACGGCACGCCGACTGCGTGGACCGTCTTCTACTGGGGCTGGTGGATCGCGTGGTCGCCCTTTGTCGGGATGTTCATCGCCCGCATCTCGAAGGGGCGGACGATCCGGCAGTTCGTCCTCGGCGTGCTCTTTCTCCCCGCCATCTTCTCGACCATCTGGCTGTCGACCTTCGGCGGGGCCGCGCTGAACCTCGCCATCGGCGGCGGTCCCGTCCAGACGCAGTACGCCGAACTGGGGTACGCCTCCTTCGAGACGCTCGGGATGTTCGTCACGCTGAACCAGTACCCGATCGGCGTCGTGTCCGGGCTGTTGGCGACGCTTCTGGTGATCACCTTCTTCGTCACGTCCTCCGACTCGGGGTCGCTGGTCATCGACCACCTGACCTCCGGCGGCAAACACGACGTGCCGAGGACCCAGCGCATCTTCTGGGCGGTCACCGAGGGCGGCGTCGCGTCGGTCCTGCTGATCGGCGGCGGCCTGACCGCCCTGCAGACGGCCGCGATCACGACCGGCCTTCCCTTCGCGGTCATCCTCTGTCTGATGTGTTACACCGTCTATCTCGGCCTCGACAACGAGTACGAGATCCTCGAATCCGAGGAGTTCGCCGAGACGATCGAGGAGTTGACCGACCGCGAGAACGTCGACGTGACGACGAGCGGCGACGAGATGGTCACCGACATCAGGGAGGGTGACGACGCCGCCAGCGGCGACTGA
- a CDS encoding universal stress protein: MYDSILLPFDGSDEARKGANHGLDLASTCGATVHAMYVVDLPGAPRTVYIRDDEDEMREEYREYGEEVTGDICDRATEMGLDCETVIKSGSPAEEITEYAESEGIEAIVLGSAYRGKFRALLGSTAEKVVRTSEVPVVTVRQLVNE, from the coding sequence ATGTACGACAGCATCCTGCTTCCCTTCGACGGAAGCGACGAGGCACGGAAAGGTGCCAACCACGGACTCGACCTCGCGTCGACGTGTGGGGCGACGGTCCACGCGATGTACGTCGTCGACCTCCCGGGCGCGCCCCGGACGGTGTACATCCGGGACGACGAGGACGAGATGCGCGAGGAGTACCGCGAGTACGGCGAGGAGGTCACCGGAGACATCTGTGACCGCGCGACCGAGATGGGCCTCGACTGTGAGACGGTCATCAAGAGCGGGTCGCCGGCCGAGGAGATCACCGAATACGCCGAGTCCGAGGGAATCGAGGCCATCGTGCTGGGGAGCGCGTACCGGGGGAAGTTCCGCGCGTTGCTGGGAAGCACGGCCGAGAAGGTGGTCCGCACCTCCGAGGTGCCGGTGGTGACGGTGCGGCAACTGGTGAACGAGTGA
- a CDS encoding archaea-specific SMC-related protein, translating to MTDDDSATPERMRLDVLNVGGIEHASVSFEPGVTMVVGENASNKSSLLGGLGGVLGGSPPSLRGGADSGSVTLDVDGERFALDLSDAAGETVVVEATPYTTASTLVDLFVDLSEGNPIRRAVVGGGDFHDLLMRPVDTEEIDAEIRRLTDTRNDLDDRIDDLDDRVGGLPELEVRRRRLIEEREEVTATLSERRAALSELDYRDAAAATRDLLDDLKDARAERERLRDRRETKRRALESLREDLASVEERLAALDDAESSVEERLAAVEERLSTLREREGRLDETIAALGPIVELNQGFLAEGERAVDDDVVEALGPDEGNVTCWTCGQSAARAEIESQVAAVEAILDEKREERATVEAEIEACRRDRSNLEDRREERVELVERRRRLGEDIDERERALSDLDDRIDDAAERIRDLEAELDGVEGAEELVERHEAVSDLEYERGRLDRKLAEVEADIEAAESARAEREDLRAERDDVAEQLATLRGRVERIERETVETVNDCMERILNRLVFDAVERVWIERRETDDGTVFDPHVVRTGDDGTVYRASVDTLSKSEREVVGLVMALAGYLVYDVADAVPVVVVDAVEMLDADRVRGLLDFFDDHARYVVAAVLPEEAAPLREWFDAVSTEAFDPVRS from the coding sequence ATGACGGACGACGATTCGGCCACCCCGGAACGGATGCGACTCGACGTACTGAACGTCGGTGGCATCGAACACGCATCGGTGTCGTTCGAACCTGGCGTGACGATGGTCGTCGGTGAGAACGCCTCCAACAAGTCGTCGCTGCTCGGGGGCCTCGGGGGCGTCCTCGGCGGGTCCCCGCCGTCGCTTCGTGGCGGTGCCGACTCGGGATCTGTGACGCTCGACGTCGACGGCGAGAGGTTCGCGCTCGACCTCTCCGACGCGGCCGGTGAGACAGTCGTCGTGGAGGCGACCCCGTACACGACGGCGTCGACGCTCGTCGACCTGTTCGTCGATCTGAGCGAGGGGAACCCGATCCGCCGGGCCGTCGTCGGCGGCGGCGACTTCCACGACCTGCTCATGCGTCCGGTCGACACCGAAGAGATCGACGCCGAGATCCGGCGGCTGACCGACACGCGGAACGACCTCGACGACCGCATCGACGACCTCGACGACCGGGTGGGCGGCCTCCCGGAGCTGGAGGTCCGGAGGCGACGGCTGATCGAGGAGCGCGAGGAGGTGACGGCGACGCTTTCGGAGCGGCGAGCGGCGCTTTCGGAACTCGACTACCGGGACGCCGCGGCGGCGACCCGGGACCTGCTCGACGACCTGAAGGACGCGCGGGCCGAGCGGGAACGACTCCGGGACCGACGAGAGACCAAGCGCCGCGCCCTCGAGTCGCTCCGGGAGGACCTCGCGTCGGTCGAGGAGCGACTGGCCGCCCTCGACGACGCGGAGTCGAGCGTCGAGGAGCGACTGGCAGCGGTCGAGGAGCGTCTGTCGACCCTCCGCGAGCGCGAGGGTCGCCTCGACGAGACGATCGCTGCCTTGGGGCCGATCGTCGAACTGAATCAGGGGTTCCTCGCGGAGGGAGAGCGGGCGGTCGACGACGACGTGGTCGAGGCGCTGGGCCCGGACGAGGGGAACGTCACCTGCTGGACCTGTGGCCAGTCGGCCGCGCGCGCCGAGATCGAGTCGCAGGTGGCGGCCGTCGAGGCGATCCTCGACGAGAAGCGGGAGGAGCGGGCGACGGTCGAGGCGGAGATAGAGGCGTGTCGGCGCGACCGCTCGAACCTCGAGGACCGCCGCGAGGAGCGGGTGGAACTGGTCGAGCGTCGGCGTCGCCTCGGCGAGGATATCGACGAACGCGAGCGGGCGCTGTCCGACCTCGACGACCGGATCGACGACGCCGCCGAGCGGATCCGGGATCTGGAAGCCGAGTTGGACGGCGTCGAGGGCGCCGAGGAACTGGTCGAGCGCCACGAGGCGGTGAGCGATCTGGAGTACGAGCGCGGCCGACTCGACCGGAAACTCGCCGAGGTCGAGGCGGACATCGAGGCCGCCGAGAGCGCCCGGGCCGAGCGCGAGGACCTGCGGGCCGAGCGCGACGACGTGGCGGAGCAACTCGCGACGCTGCGCGGCCGCGTCGAACGGATCGAGCGCGAGACAGTCGAGACGGTCAACGACTGCATGGAGCGGATACTGAATCGGCTCGTCTTCGACGCGGTCGAACGCGTCTGGATCGAGCGCCGCGAGACCGACGACGGGACGGTCTTCGACCCGCACGTGGTGCGGACGGGGGACGACGGCACCGTCTACCGGGCGTCGGTCGACACCCTCAGCAAGAGCGAGCGCGAGGTGGTCGGACTGGTGATGGCTCTCGCCGGCTACCTGGTGTACGACGTCGCGGACGCAGTCCCGGTCGTCGTTGTCGACGCCGTCGAGATGCTCGACGCCGACCGTGTCCGTGGGCTGCTCGACTTCTTCGACGACCACGCGCGATACGTCGTAGCGGCGGTCCTGCCCGAGGAGGCCGCCCCGCTCCGGGAGTGGTTCGACGCCGTCTCGACCGAAGCGTTCGACCCCGTCCGTTCGTGA
- the rdfA gene encoding rod-determining factor RdfA, translated as MGCKIETVCASRGMPTLPDRLVDRRVDAGDSLRDLERFFNREVLAAAMRDAGMELLEGEAENVHRLLTDEDVSDAARTEARDRLRRAGVDVDAVRDDFVTYGTVRTHLRECAGVETGRESSVDAASVRDTAFGLFGRAEAITEREVSRLAETESFDAGDVTVSLTARVTCETCGEEYGLLRLLDRGGCGCRRED; from the coding sequence ATGGGCTGTAAGATCGAGACGGTGTGTGCAAGCCGAGGGATGCCGACGCTCCCCGACCGTCTGGTGGACCGGCGCGTCGACGCGGGCGACAGCCTCCGCGACTTGGAACGCTTCTTCAACCGGGAGGTGTTGGCGGCCGCGATGCGGGACGCGGGGATGGAACTCCTGGAGGGCGAGGCGGAGAACGTCCACCGGTTGCTCACGGACGAGGACGTGAGCGACGCCGCCCGGACGGAAGCCCGGGACCGACTGCGCCGCGCCGGCGTCGACGTCGACGCCGTCCGCGACGACTTCGTCACCTACGGCACCGTCCGCACGCACCTCCGTGAGTGTGCGGGCGTCGAGACGGGGCGAGAGTCGAGCGTCGACGCGGCGTCGGTGCGGGACACCGCCTTCGGCCTGTTCGGCCGGGCCGAAGCGATCACCGAGCGGGAGGTGTCGCGACTGGCCGAGACGGAGTCGTTCGACGCCGGCGACGTGACGGTGTCGCTGACCGCACGGGTCACCTGCGAGACCTGTGGCGAGGAGTACGGCCTCCTGCGTCTGCTGGATCGGGGCGGGTGTGGGTGTCGCCGGGAAGACTGA
- a CDS encoding BCCT family transporter, which translates to MDSHDGVVERLIRAALLPVCALSGSVVAAGFFFPWIVGPVVPGRGWLAVALLFFGSALTYLALLPLDAPGREAADRPTAPYLLRVRHVPVRDWAAGFLDRQAPVTFAAPVVAVSLFFVAWLVAPRATDAAVGIVRDVLFREAGWLFLVTMFLAVGYCLFLLVGPWGSITLGGPDADPDYTYPTYFAMVFTAGIAAGVVFWGPAESLFHYGSPPPAADVAPRSAGAVGVALSYALFHWGISAWSAYLVVGLPIAYFTHRHGAPLRVSTVLAPFLGVDGLDGPWTTLVDVLAVFATIGGVATSVAFVGRQFLAGIDFQWGVAFGGVGSVLFVAGLVVVYSVAAETGVHRGVRRIAGVNLVLFALFALLLVAVGPRGTVVDASRVAVARYVTDFVPMSLPTLDDWVAEWTVWNWSWWFSWAPFAGLFLAALSKGRQVRTVVFTAVVATSAASGLWHLLLGGTTLALQRSGRADVLAAVEAHGGSEAVAGFPVLAALPLGRLLLFLFLALIVVFIVTSADVSTLVVAILTTERGTAPTTGSIVFWGVFQGLVAVAVLLVGGGQSLQTAAVLTGGPFAVLSLVALVGLAATFRRHERGHATVLGWVRRAATDGGDPPDD; encoded by the coding sequence ATGGATTCCCACGACGGGGTCGTCGAGCGGCTGATCCGGGCCGCGCTCCTCCCGGTGTGTGCCCTCTCGGGATCCGTCGTTGCCGCCGGCTTCTTCTTCCCGTGGATCGTCGGCCCCGTCGTCCCCGGGCGGGGATGGCTCGCCGTCGCGCTCCTGTTTTTCGGCTCCGCGCTGACGTATCTCGCTTTGCTCCCTCTCGACGCCCCCGGACGCGAGGCCGCCGACCGACCCACCGCGCCGTACCTGCTGCGAGTCAGGCACGTCCCCGTCCGGGACTGGGCCGCTGGCTTTCTCGACCGGCAGGCACCGGTCACGTTCGCGGCACCGGTCGTCGCCGTGTCGCTTTTCTTCGTCGCGTGGCTCGTCGCCCCCCGTGCGACCGACGCGGCCGTCGGTATCGTCCGGGACGTTCTGTTTCGGGAGGCTGGCTGGCTCTTCCTCGTCACGATGTTCCTCGCGGTGGGGTACTGTCTGTTCTTGCTCGTCGGGCCGTGGGGAAGCATCACGCTCGGTGGCCCCGACGCCGACCCCGACTACACCTACCCCACCTACTTCGCGATGGTGTTCACCGCCGGCATCGCCGCCGGCGTCGTCTTCTGGGGGCCGGCCGAGTCGCTCTTCCACTACGGGTCGCCGCCGCCAGCCGCCGACGTCGCGCCACGCTCGGCCGGTGCCGTCGGCGTCGCCCTGTCCTACGCCCTGTTTCACTGGGGGATCTCCGCGTGGAGCGCCTACCTCGTCGTCGGTCTTCCCATCGCCTACTTCACACACCGACACGGCGCGCCACTCCGCGTCTCGACGGTCCTCGCCCCCTTCCTCGGCGTCGACGGACTGGACGGCCCCTGGACGACGCTTGTCGACGTCCTCGCCGTCTTCGCCACCATCGGCGGGGTCGCCACCTCCGTCGCGTTCGTCGGCCGACAGTTCCTCGCCGGCATCGACTTCCAGTGGGGCGTCGCGTTCGGCGGCGTCGGCTCGGTGCTGTTCGTCGCCGGTCTGGTCGTCGTCTACAGTGTCGCCGCCGAGACCGGCGTCCACCGCGGCGTCCGCCGCATCGCCGGCGTCAATCTCGTCCTCTTCGCCCTCTTTGCGCTCCTCCTCGTCGCCGTCGGGCCCCGTGGCACCGTCGTCGACGCGAGCCGGGTCGCCGTCGCGCGGTACGTCACCGACTTCGTCCCGATGAGCCTCCCCACCCTCGACGACTGGGTCGCCGAGTGGACGGTCTGGAACTGGTCGTGGTGGTTCTCGTGGGCCCCCTTCGCCGGCCTCTTTCTCGCCGCGCTCTCGAAGGGACGACAGGTCCGGACCGTCGTCTTCACGGCCGTCGTCGCCACGTCCGCCGCCTCCGGCCTCTGGCACCTCCTGCTCGGTGGCACGACGCTCGCGCTCCAGCGCTCGGGCCGTGCCGACGTGCTCGCGGCGGTCGAGGCTCACGGCGGCTCCGAGGCCGTCGCCGGCTTCCCCGTCCTCGCGGCGCTCCCTCTCGGCCGTCTGCTGCTCTTCCTCTTTCTCGCACTTATCGTCGTCTTCATCGTCACCTCCGCCGACGTCTCGACCCTCGTGGTCGCGATTCTGACGACCGAGCGGGGCACCGCCCCGACCACTGGGAGCATCGTCTTCTGGGGTGTGTTCCAAGGACTCGTCGCCGTCGCGGTGTTGCTCGTCGGCGGCGGCCAGTCCCTCCAGACTGCGGCGGTACTGACCGGCGGCCCCTTCGCGGTTCTGTCGCTCGTCGCCCTCGTCGGCTTGGCCGCGACGTTCCGACGCCACGAACGGGGCCACGCGACGGTCCTCGGCTGGGTGCGCCGGGCCGCGACCGACGGCGGCGACCCGCCCGACGACTGA